From Roseibium alexandrii DFL-11, the proteins below share one genomic window:
- the gyrA gene encoding DNA gyrase subunit A, which yields MSVSLADQDNSTPSGGLPSDIKPVSIVDEMKRSYLDYAMSVIVSRALPDVRDGLKPVHRRILYSMHENGYEWNKPYRKSARVVGDVMGKYHPHGDSAIYDALVRMAQNFSLRLPLIDGQGNFGSVDGDPAAAMRYTECRLEKVAHRLLDDIDKDTVDFQENYDNSESEPVVLPAKFPNLLVNGAGGIAVGMATNIPPHNLGEVIDASIAIMENPAMTLEELMQIVPGPDFPTGGMILGRSGIRSAYETGRGSVPMRAKVDTEEIRKDRWALIVTEIPYQVNKSTMIEKIAEMVRDKRVEGISDIRDESDRSGMRVVIELKRDAVPDVVLNQLYRFSQLQTSFGANMVALNGGKPEQMNLSDMLKAFVAFREEVIQRRTRYLLKKCRDRAHILVGLGIAVANIDEVIKLIRAAPDPATARAQLMERNWPARDVEDLIRLIDDPRHMVQEDGTYKLSEEQARAILDLRLQRLTAMGRDEIEEELNKIGAEISDYLDILRSRARIQEIVRNEMLEIREEFATPRRTEIIEGGADFDEEDLIQREDMVVTVSHGGYIKRVPLATYRAQRRGGKGRSGMATKDEDFVTRLFVANTHTPVLFFSSRGICYKMKVWRLPLGGPTSRGKALVNMLPLEQGEQITSILPLPEDEDTWANLDVMFATVRGTVRRNKLSDFVNINRNGKIAMKLEEGDGIVGVDTCSEHSDIMLTTNSGQCIRFPATDVRVFAGRNSVGVRGIRLADGDRIISMQILHHIDVDAEERAAYLKLSRAMRGEADENGAAADEDGVVAGELSQERYAEMSAAEQIILTISENGYGKRTSSFEYRVTGRGGKGITAMAVNHRNGGLIASFPVEDSDQIMLVTDGGQLIRCPVEGIRIAGRATQGVIIFKTAEDEKVVAVEGISEVDEDEELVEGELPEGGGADGDAGSGEGGDGEAPDSSSGSDE from the coding sequence ATGAGTGTCTCTTTGGCTGACCAGGACAACAGCACCCCTTCAGGCGGGCTTCCGTCGGACATAAAGCCGGTCTCCATCGTCGATGAAATGAAGCGCAGCTACCTCGATTACGCCATGAGCGTGATTGTATCCCGTGCGCTGCCGGATGTCCGGGACGGCTTGAAGCCGGTGCACCGGCGCATCCTCTATTCGATGCATGAAAACGGCTACGAGTGGAACAAGCCCTACCGCAAGTCGGCCCGTGTGGTCGGTGATGTTATGGGTAAGTATCACCCGCATGGGGACAGCGCGATCTATGACGCCCTTGTGCGTATGGCGCAAAATTTCTCCCTTCGGCTGCCGCTCATCGACGGTCAGGGCAACTTCGGGTCCGTTGATGGCGATCCTGCCGCAGCGATGCGCTACACCGAGTGCCGTCTGGAAAAGGTCGCGCACCGGCTTTTGGATGACATCGACAAGGATACGGTCGATTTCCAGGAGAACTACGACAACTCCGAATCCGAACCGGTCGTCCTTCCCGCAAAATTTCCAAACCTTCTGGTCAATGGTGCCGGTGGTATTGCGGTCGGTATGGCCACAAACATCCCGCCGCATAATCTGGGCGAAGTGATCGATGCCTCCATCGCGATCATGGAAAACCCGGCGATGACGCTGGAAGAGCTCATGCAAATCGTTCCGGGTCCGGACTTCCCGACCGGCGGCATGATCCTTGGCCGATCCGGCATCCGCAGCGCTTATGAGACCGGCCGCGGCTCCGTTCCGATGCGGGCCAAGGTGGACACCGAAGAAATCCGCAAGGACCGCTGGGCTCTGATCGTTACGGAGATCCCCTATCAGGTCAACAAGTCCACGATGATCGAAAAGATCGCCGAGATGGTGCGTGACAAGCGCGTTGAAGGCATCTCCGACATTCGCGATGAAAGTGACCGCTCCGGTATGCGGGTCGTGATCGAACTCAAGCGCGATGCCGTCCCGGATGTCGTCTTGAACCAGCTCTACCGGTTTAGTCAGCTGCAGACGTCCTTTGGGGCGAACATGGTGGCGCTGAACGGTGGCAAGCCGGAGCAGATGAACCTTTCCGACATGCTGAAGGCTTTCGTCGCCTTCCGCGAAGAAGTCATCCAGCGCCGTACCCGATACCTTTTGAAAAAGTGCCGCGACCGGGCGCATATCTTGGTTGGTCTTGGCATCGCTGTCGCCAACATTGATGAGGTGATCAAGCTCATCCGGGCCGCGCCGGATCCGGCAACCGCCCGTGCCCAGTTGATGGAACGCAATTGGCCGGCCAGGGACGTTGAAGACCTTATCCGGCTTATCGACGATCCGCGCCACATGGTTCAGGAAGACGGCACCTACAAGCTGTCGGAAGAACAGGCCCGCGCCATCCTTGATCTGCGGCTGCAGCGTCTGACGGCCATGGGCCGCGACGAGATTGAGGAAGAACTCAACAAGATCGGCGCTGAAATCAGCGACTATCTCGATATTCTTCGCTCCCGTGCCCGCATCCAGGAAATCGTCCGTAACGAGATGCTGGAGATCAGGGAAGAATTCGCAACACCGCGCCGGACCGAAATCATCGAAGGCGGTGCGGACTTTGACGAAGAAGATCTGATCCAGCGCGAAGACATGGTCGTGACCGTGTCTCATGGCGGCTACATCAAGCGGGTTCCGCTCGCGACGTACCGGGCGCAGCGCCGCGGCGGCAAGGGCCGGTCGGGCATGGCGACCAAGGATGAGGATTTCGTCACCCGTCTGTTTGTTGCAAACACCCATACGCCGGTTCTGTTCTTCTCCTCCCGTGGCATTTGCTACAAGATGAAGGTCTGGCGTCTGCCTCTTGGCGGCCCGACCTCACGCGGCAAAGCCTTGGTCAACATGCTGCCGCTGGAGCAAGGCGAACAGATCACCTCAATTCTGCCGTTGCCGGAAGACGAGGACACCTGGGCAAACCTCGATGTGATGTTTGCAACAGTGCGCGGCACCGTGCGCCGGAACAAGCTCTCCGATTTCGTCAACATCAACCGGAATGGCAAAATTGCCATGAAGCTCGAAGAGGGCGACGGCATTGTTGGTGTTGACACCTGTTCGGAGCATTCCGACATCATGCTGACCACCAATTCGGGTCAGTGTATCCGGTTCCCTGCCACGGATGTGCGTGTTTTCGCTGGACGGAATTCGGTCGGCGTGCGTGGCATTCGCCTGGCAGACGGCGATCGCATCATCTCCATGCAGATCCTGCACCACATCGACGTGGATGCCGAGGAGCGCGCCGCATATCTGAAGCTTTCCCGGGCCATGCGCGGTGAAGCGGATGAAAATGGCGCGGCTGCCGACGAGGACGGCGTTGTTGCAGGCGAGTTGTCTCAGGAACGCTATGCGGAAATGAGCGCTGCGGAACAGATTATCCTGACCATTTCCGAAAACGGTTATGGCAAACGGACGTCGTCCTTCGAATACCGTGTCACCGGCCGCGGCGGCAAGGGCATCACGGCGATGGCTGTGAACCACCGGAATGGCGGCTTGATTGCCTCGTTCCCGGTCGAAGACAGTGATCAGATCATGCTGGTGACGGATGGCGGTCAGTTGATCCGCTGCCCGGTCGAAGGCATCCGCATCGCCGGACGCGCGACCCAAGGGGTGATCATCTTCAAGACGGCCGAGGACGAGAAGGTCGTCGCCGTTGAGGGGATCTCCGAGGTTGATGAGGATGAAGAGCTCGTCGAAGGCGAACTGCCAGAAGGTGGCGGGGCGGATGGCGACGCTGGATCGGGAGAGGGGGGCGATGGTGAAGCACCGGACAGCTCCTCAGGCTCAGATGAATAA
- a CDS encoding MarC family protein, which translates to MIDFYINAFATLFVTIDPVGLAPMFLAITAGMSSADRRRVAVRATITATGILGLFYFTGQTVLNVLGISVSAFRVAGGILLFLIAIEMIFGKRQERKSETAEKAMESAEAHHATINELAIFPLAIPLISGPAAISAIILLSSQAPDTLTYAGLGGVILIILVSCLGAFLLAERIERALGDTAQLVITRLLGVLLAALSVQFVADGILAFLA; encoded by the coding sequence ATGATCGATTTTTACATCAATGCCTTCGCCACGTTGTTCGTGACCATTGATCCCGTTGGTTTGGCCCCAATGTTTCTAGCGATTACGGCCGGTATGAGTTCCGCCGACCGGCGCCGGGTCGCCGTCCGGGCCACCATCACCGCCACCGGCATTTTGGGCCTGTTTTATTTCACTGGTCAGACAGTCCTGAATGTCCTTGGCATTTCGGTTTCCGCCTTCCGGGTCGCGGGCGGCATTTTATTGTTCCTGATCGCCATCGAGATGATTTTCGGCAAACGCCAGGAACGCAAAAGCGAAACTGCCGAGAAGGCGATGGAGTCCGCTGAAGCGCATCATGCGACCATCAACGAACTCGCCATCTTTCCCCTGGCCATTCCGCTGATTTCCGGCCCGGCTGCCATTTCTGCAATCATTCTCCTGTCCAGCCAGGCACCGGACACCCTGACCTATGCCGGCCTCGGCGGTGTGATCCTGATCATCCTCGTCAGTTGCCTTGGGGCCTTTCTGCTGGCAGAACGCATTGAACGCGCCCTTGGGGACACGGCTCAACTGGTCATCACCCGTCTGCTCGGGGTCCTGCTCGCAGCCCTTTCAGTGCAATTCGTCGCCGATGGGATCCTGGCGTTCCTGGCCTAG
- a CDS encoding nuclear transport factor 2 family protein yields METFSKAQQKLIDVWDAHTASEFAHKNADEAIATMTDHPVLIHVPVNTGATGKEPLRKFYAEIFIPQMPEDAELELLTRTVGGNRIVDEFILHLTHTVRMDWFAPGIEPTGKRLAVPHVGIIAFEGGLIASEHIYWDQATVLKQMGLLDEDLPVLGSEQGARLLDPAAPANQLIDRL; encoded by the coding sequence ATGGAAACATTTTCCAAGGCGCAACAGAAGCTCATTGATGTCTGGGATGCGCACACGGCGAGCGAATTTGCCCACAAGAATGCCGACGAAGCCATTGCGACCATGACCGATCATCCGGTTCTGATCCATGTACCGGTCAACACCGGAGCAACCGGCAAAGAGCCGCTCAGGAAATTCTATGCAGAGATATTCATCCCGCAGATGCCGGAGGATGCGGAACTGGAACTCTTGACCCGCACTGTTGGCGGCAATCGGATTGTTGATGAATTCATCCTGCATTTGACCCATACAGTGCGCATGGATTGGTTCGCGCCCGGCATCGAGCCAACCGGCAAAAGACTTGCTGTGCCACATGTTGGCATCATCGCCTTTGAAGGCGGACTGATCGCCTCCGAACACATCTATTGGGATCAGGCGACCGTGCTCAAGCAAATGGGGTTGCTGGACGAGGATTTGCCGGTTCTTGGCAGTGAGCAAGGTGCCCGGTTGTTGGATCCAGCAGCGCCGGCCAATCAGCTGATTGATCGTCTCTAG
- a CDS encoding class I SAM-dependent methyltransferase codes for MQSVANTTYSGLQELAFVEESMPEYNEHIVKLISGALRDCEAIVDFGAGIGTLADVVHKQTAVRPRCIEIDESAQSILRHRGYQVSNSLLDLPVQVGGIYSSNVLEHIEDDRGAIRDCFEALQPGGTLVLYLPAFQLLFSGLDRSVGHYRRYSKRDLIHKLQTSGFNIKDCHYVESLGFFASLVVKLVGYDVEGGLGSASSYEFYNKYVFPLSKKIDAVGARHLLGKNIFVVAQKPHAA; via the coding sequence ATGCAGTCCGTTGCCAACACGACATATTCTGGTCTTCAAGAACTCGCATTTGTCGAAGAATCCATGCCGGAATACAATGAGCATATCGTGAAACTCATTTCCGGAGCGCTTCGTGATTGCGAGGCTATCGTAGATTTTGGCGCCGGGATCGGGACATTGGCGGACGTTGTACACAAGCAAACAGCTGTGCGGCCGAGATGCATCGAAATCGACGAATCCGCACAGTCAATTCTTCGCCATCGAGGGTATCAGGTCTCTAACAGTCTTCTCGATCTGCCCGTCCAGGTTGGCGGCATTTACAGTTCCAACGTTCTCGAACATATCGAAGATGACCGTGGAGCTATCAGAGACTGTTTTGAGGCTTTGCAGCCAGGCGGAACCTTGGTCCTCTACCTTCCTGCGTTTCAGTTGCTGTTCTCTGGATTGGACAGGTCTGTCGGGCATTATCGCCGGTATTCGAAGCGGGACCTCATTCACAAACTCCAAACGTCCGGCTTCAATATAAAAGACTGCCACTATGTCGAAAGCTTGGGGTTCTTTGCCAGCCTGGTGGTGAAGCTTGTCGGATATGATGTCGAGGGTGGTCTCGGCTCAGCGTCTTCCTATGAGTTTTACAACAAGTACGTCTTTCCTCTCAGCAAGAAAATCGACGCTGTTGGAGCGCGCCACTTGCTGGGCAAAAACATTTTTGTCGTTGCGCAAAAACCGCACGCGGCCTAA
- a CDS encoding TraR/DksA family transcriptional regulator gives MNDTAVRETLVRLKAELESFSEISEDARATVMLDQQAVGRLSRMDALQGQAMAQASERQRRADIQRIEAALKRLDEGEYGYCAQCGEDIAAKRLKVDPAAAFCIRCAK, from the coding sequence ATGAACGACACGGCGGTTCGAGAAACGCTGGTCAGGCTGAAGGCAGAACTCGAGAGCTTCAGCGAGATTTCCGAGGACGCGCGCGCCACCGTCATGCTGGACCAACAGGCCGTTGGCCGCCTCTCCCGGATGGATGCTCTCCAGGGACAAGCCATGGCACAAGCTTCCGAGCGCCAGCGTCGCGCGGATATTCAGCGGATTGAAGCTGCGCTCAAACGCTTGGATGAGGGGGAATACGGCTATTGCGCCCAATGCGGTGAAGACATTGCTGCAAAACGCCTTAAAGTCGACCCGGCAGCGGCATTTTGTATCCGCTGCGCGAAGTAG
- the guaA gene encoding glutamine-hydrolyzing GMP synthase, which yields MTHHHDRLLIIDFGSQVTQLIARRLRELNVYCEIHPYQNVTDTFLAEFAPKAVIFSGGPDSVTREGSPRPPESVYNIGVPILGICYGQQVMMQQLGGEVHGGKISGGGGTAEFGRAFVTPAGSDLSILNGWFAGGKEQVWMSHGDHVAKLAPGFEVFGTSPNAPYAITADTRRNFYAVQFHPEVHHTPNGKTLYENFVKLAGFSGDWTMGAYKDDAIEKIRQQVGDKKVICGLSGGVDSSVAAVLIHEAIGDQLTCVFVDHGLLRLNEAEEVVSMFRDNYNIPLIHADETDLFLGELDGQSDPETKRKIIGKLFIDVFQKHANEIEGAEFLAQGTLYPDVIESVSFSGGPSVTIKSHHNVGGLPEKMGLKLVEPLRELFKDEVRALGRELGLPESFIGRHPFPGPGLAIRCPGEITRDKLEILRKADAVYIDQIRKHGLYDEIWQAFVAILPVRTVGVMGDGRTYDYACALRAVTSVDGMTADYYPFTHEFLGETATRIINEVEGINRVTYDITSKPPGTIEWE from the coding sequence ATGACACATCATCACGACCGCCTCCTTATCATCGACTTCGGTTCGCAGGTGACCCAGCTGATCGCCCGCCGTTTGCGTGAGCTGAATGTCTACTGCGAAATCCACCCGTATCAGAATGTCACCGACACGTTTTTGGCCGAGTTCGCGCCAAAGGCCGTGATCTTCTCGGGCGGACCGGATTCTGTTACGCGGGAAGGCTCACCGCGGCCACCGGAGAGCGTTTATAACATCGGTGTACCGATCCTCGGCATCTGTTATGGCCAGCAAGTGATGATGCAGCAACTGGGCGGTGAAGTGCATGGCGGCAAGATATCCGGCGGTGGCGGCACCGCGGAATTCGGCCGGGCCTTCGTGACGCCTGCCGGATCAGATCTGTCGATCCTGAACGGCTGGTTTGCGGGCGGCAAGGAACAGGTCTGGATGAGCCACGGGGATCACGTCGCCAAGCTTGCTCCCGGTTTTGAGGTATTCGGCACCTCGCCAAACGCGCCTTACGCTATCACCGCGGACACACGCAGAAACTTTTACGCCGTTCAGTTTCACCCGGAAGTGCACCACACACCAAACGGCAAGACGCTTTATGAGAATTTCGTCAAGCTGGCCGGCTTTAGCGGCGATTGGACGATGGGCGCTTACAAAGACGACGCGATCGAGAAGATCCGTCAGCAGGTCGGGGACAAGAAAGTCATCTGCGGTCTGTCCGGCGGCGTTGACAGCTCAGTTGCCGCTGTTTTGATCCACGAGGCAATCGGCGATCAGCTGACATGTGTCTTTGTTGACCACGGTTTGTTGCGTCTCAACGAAGCGGAAGAAGTCGTCTCGATGTTCCGGGACAACTACAATATTCCGCTGATCCACGCCGACGAAACCGATCTGTTCCTCGGCGAACTGGACGGCCAGTCTGATCCGGAAACCAAGCGCAAGATTATCGGCAAGCTGTTCATCGACGTGTTCCAGAAACACGCCAATGAGATCGAGGGCGCTGAATTCCTGGCTCAGGGCACACTCTATCCGGACGTGATCGAGAGCGTCAGCTTCTCCGGTGGGCCGTCGGTGACGATCAAGTCGCACCATAATGTGGGCGGCCTACCGGAAAAAATGGGCCTGAAACTTGTGGAGCCGTTGCGCGAACTCTTCAAGGACGAGGTGAGGGCGCTTGGCCGGGAGCTTGGTCTGCCCGAGAGCTTTATCGGTCGTCACCCGTTCCCGGGACCAGGCCTTGCCATTCGCTGCCCGGGTGAAATCACCCGCGACAAACTGGAAATCCTTCGCAAGGCGGACGCCGTCTACATCGATCAGATCCGCAAGCACGGTCTATACGACGAGATCTGGCAGGCTTTCGTTGCGATCCTGCCGGTGCGTACGGTCGGCGTGATGGGCGATGGCCGGACTTACGATTACGCCTGTGCCTTGCGCGCTGTAACCTCCGTCGACGGCATGACTGCGGACTATTATCCGTTCACGCATGAGTTCCTCGGCGAAACCGCGACCCGGATCATAAACGAGGTCGAAGGCATCAACCGCGTAACCTACGACATCACGTCGAAACCTCCGGGCACGATTGAGTGGGAATAA
- a CDS encoding tetratricopeptide repeat protein, translated as MTAAAREIYDQALGYEANGDLLRAKTGYMRASDMLPHDTEIAYRAASALLRTGELEEAQSRLRRLIFADPSHINARSSLANCQLLMNDLELAESNFREVLDRDPDHKNALFGLSNLLLKREQARLAAPYAQRLSALLPNSPAAQTVVAEVLEKGGQAPQAVAAYRMLLKSAPNHIPALLGLARTLLKSKRYDDVISLAVRAAEQDADNYYAFDMLSQALEGRGDLEDSLEAASEALRLAPNKTGLLTRLSVICRKLGKFGAALRYALQAVDANPENRGPANALGAALAAMKFPNQARVVLTSGSGKDLDPEIRTLVEKLIKASEGAIKSTKSTSTSVGNADSKAAQSSASDQETAEIDNATETAAESVSADGTEARRTEAGDKTEAIQASVDGEKPKFGAGPDEPLPNVLGLSRRDMS; from the coding sequence ATGACCGCAGCTGCCCGCGAAATTTACGATCAGGCCCTTGGCTATGAAGCAAATGGCGACCTCCTTAGAGCCAAGACCGGATATATGCGCGCCAGTGACATGCTTCCGCATGACACCGAGATCGCCTATCGGGCGGCCTCGGCATTGCTGCGGACCGGCGAGCTTGAAGAAGCGCAATCCCGCTTGCGGCGGCTCATCTTTGCCGATCCAAGCCATATCAATGCCCGGTCCAGCCTAGCGAACTGCCAGTTGCTTATGAACGATTTGGAGTTGGCCGAAAGCAATTTCCGGGAGGTTCTGGATCGGGATCCGGACCACAAGAATGCGTTGTTCGGACTGTCCAATCTTCTATTAAAACGTGAACAGGCGCGGCTTGCAGCACCCTATGCGCAGCGGTTGTCAGCTCTGTTGCCGAACAGCCCCGCAGCGCAGACAGTAGTAGCTGAGGTTTTGGAAAAGGGCGGACAAGCACCTCAGGCCGTGGCCGCGTACCGGATGCTCCTCAAGAGCGCACCAAACCATATTCCAGCGCTACTTGGCCTTGCCCGCACCTTGCTGAAATCGAAGCGCTACGATGACGTCATATCCTTGGCTGTCAGGGCTGCCGAACAAGATGCAGACAATTACTATGCGTTTGACATGCTGAGCCAGGCCTTGGAAGGCCGCGGCGATCTTGAAGATTCTCTTGAGGCCGCCTCGGAAGCACTTCGCCTTGCACCAAACAAAACAGGACTGCTGACCCGTTTAAGCGTCATTTGCCGCAAGCTCGGCAAATTCGGCGCGGCGCTTCGTTACGCTCTGCAGGCGGTTGATGCAAATCCGGAAAACCGCGGCCCGGCAAATGCCCTTGGCGCTGCTCTGGCCGCGATGAAGTTCCCGAACCAAGCCCGCGTGGTTTTGACCTCGGGCAGCGGCAAAGACCTGGATCCAGAAATCCGGACGCTGGTTGAAAAGCTGATCAAGGCTTCGGAGGGTGCCATAAAATCAACCAAGAGCACTTCGACCAGTGTCGGCAATGCCGACAGCAAAGCGGCTCAGAGCTCTGCATCAGATCAAGAAACAGCTGAAATCGACAACGCAACTGAGACGGCGGCGGAAAGCGTTTCCGCCGATGGTACCGAAGCAAGACGAACGGAAGCCGGAGACAAGACCGAAGCAATTCAGGCTTCCGTAGACGGTGAAAAACCAAAATTCGGTGCAGGTCCGGATGAACCTTTGCCGAATGTACTCGGGCTCAGCCGGAGAGATATGTCCTGA
- a CDS encoding RsmB/NOP family class I SAM-dependent RNA methyltransferase translates to MKDGGRLAAAIEVLDEVERRHRPVQVVLKEWGSSHRFAGSGDRTVIGNLVFDALRNRASLAAHMQDECPRALALATYVLTWDKGLEALTTVLNEDRHAPEALTEAEADRLAAAVPDDLQPWQAADVPEWLWPKFTAVFGGDAVTEGRALAQRAPVDMRVNTLKSDREKLLKKLGHTGAQGTGLSPHGMRIEAKPGLGRMPHVQAEEGYRKGWFDLQDEASQLAALLAGAQPGQQVLDYCAGGGGKTLALAAAMQNKGQLYAYDADRLRLAPIHERLQRAGVRNIQVRDPASSTLDDLKGQMDLVFIDAPCTGTGVWRRRPDSKWKLTEKALNDRMNDQVHVLDNAKEYVKVGGRLVYATCSLLPEENADQISRFLSANADFAPVSALDSWTAMLPGKPVPAYVTERGDLTLTPASTKTDGFFIAILERTA, encoded by the coding sequence ATGAAAGATGGCGGACGCCTCGCGGCGGCAATTGAAGTCCTGGACGAAGTGGAACGCCGTCATCGGCCGGTCCAGGTGGTCCTTAAGGAATGGGGGTCATCCCACCGGTTTGCCGGATCAGGCGATCGCACCGTCATTGGCAATCTCGTGTTTGATGCCCTTCGAAACCGGGCCTCCCTTGCAGCTCATATGCAGGACGAGTGCCCGCGGGCGTTGGCGCTCGCAACCTATGTGCTGACATGGGACAAGGGTCTTGAGGCGCTGACCACTGTTTTGAATGAAGACCGGCATGCGCCCGAGGCATTGACCGAAGCCGAGGCAGACCGTCTTGCCGCTGCAGTACCGGACGATTTGCAGCCGTGGCAGGCGGCTGATGTGCCGGAATGGTTGTGGCCGAAATTTACTGCCGTTTTCGGTGGAGACGCGGTTACGGAAGGCCGGGCTCTGGCGCAGCGTGCACCGGTCGACATGCGGGTTAACACCCTGAAATCGGATCGCGAAAAACTTCTGAAGAAGCTTGGCCACACAGGCGCTCAAGGCACCGGACTTTCGCCGCATGGAATGCGCATTGAAGCAAAGCCCGGTCTTGGCCGGATGCCGCATGTTCAAGCAGAAGAAGGCTACCGCAAAGGCTGGTTCGATCTTCAGGATGAGGCCAGTCAGCTGGCAGCCTTGCTGGCGGGGGCGCAGCCGGGACAACAGGTACTGGATTATTGTGCCGGCGGTGGCGGAAAGACGCTGGCGCTGGCAGCTGCCATGCAGAACAAGGGTCAGCTCTACGCCTATGATGCAGATCGTTTGCGTTTGGCTCCGATCCATGAACGGCTGCAGCGCGCAGGTGTCCGCAATATTCAGGTCCGTGATCCGGCGAGTTCCACGCTTGACGATCTTAAAGGGCAGATGGATCTTGTCTTCATTGATGCTCCATGCACGGGCACCGGCGTCTGGCGCCGCCGTCCGGATTCAAAATGGAAACTGACTGAAAAAGCGCTCAACGATCGCATGAACGATCAAGTACATGTCCTTGATAATGCAAAAGAGTATGTAAAGGTTGGTGGGCGTTTAGTGTATGCAACATGTTCGTTGCTGCCAGAAGAAAATGCCGACCAAATCAGCCGGTTTCTCTCCGCAAATGCGGACTTTGCCCCTGTCTCCGCGCTGGATTCATGGACCGCGATGCTGCCGGGCAAACCGGTTCCAGCCTATGTCACTGAGCGCGGTGACCTGACCTTGACGCCTGCATCCACCAAGACCGATGGCTTCTTCATCGCGATCCTGGAACGAACGGCGTAA
- the guaB gene encoding IMP dehydrogenase: MASFFVPSTGQQALTFDDVLLIPGHSEVMPGDVDLRTKVTRELELNIPILSSAMDTVTEGRLAIAMAQAGGIGVIHRNLSLDQQAEEVRMVKKFESGMVVNPLVIGPDASLQDALDLMKRFGISGVPVVENGGAGGQVTGKLVGILTNRDVRFASNPDQKIRELMTSSNLVTVNENVKQDEAKRLLHQNRIEKLLVVDDAGNCTGLITVKDMEKAQLNPNASKDAQGRLRVAAATSVGEEGFARAERLIDAGVDMVVVDTAHGHSQKVLDQVNRVKKLSNSVQVLAGNVATAEATKALIDAGADAVKVGIGPGSICTTRIVAGVGVPQLTAIIESVNEANKQGVPVVADGGIKFSGDLAKAIAAGAASVMVGSLLAGTEESPGEVYLHQGRSYKSYRGMGSVGAMARGSADRYFQAEVRDSLKLVPEGIEGQVPYKGMLGSVLHQLAGGLRAAMGYVGGKTIEDFQEKARFVQISGAGLRESHAHDVTITRESPNYPTNV, from the coding sequence ATGGCATCCTTCTTTGTCCCATCGACCGGGCAGCAAGCCCTGACCTTCGACGATGTTCTGCTGATCCCCGGCCACTCGGAAGTCATGCCGGGTGACGTTGATCTGCGCACGAAAGTTACCCGCGAACTTGAGCTGAACATTCCGATCCTGTCGTCGGCCATGGATACGGTCACCGAAGGCCGCTTGGCGATTGCCATGGCGCAGGCCGGTGGCATCGGGGTCATTCACCGGAACCTCTCCCTTGATCAACAGGCCGAAGAGGTCCGCATGGTCAAGAAGTTCGAATCCGGCATGGTTGTGAACCCGCTGGTGATCGGACCGGATGCAAGCCTGCAAGACGCGCTTGATCTGATGAAACGGTTCGGGATTTCCGGCGTCCCAGTCGTTGAGAATGGCGGAGCCGGCGGCCAGGTGACCGGAAAGCTCGTTGGCATTTTGACGAACCGCGATGTACGCTTTGCATCCAATCCGGACCAGAAAATCCGCGAGCTAATGACCAGCTCCAATCTGGTGACGGTCAATGAAAACGTCAAACAAGACGAAGCCAAACGGTTGCTCCACCAAAACCGGATTGAAAAATTGCTGGTGGTTGATGATGCCGGCAACTGTACCGGCCTGATCACGGTCAAGGACATGGAGAAGGCCCAGCTCAACCCGAATGCGTCCAAGGATGCCCAAGGGCGTTTGCGCGTTGCTGCAGCGACCAGCGTTGGTGAAGAGGGATTTGCCCGCGCCGAGCGGCTGATCGATGCCGGGGTCGACATGGTGGTGGTAGATACGGCCCACGGCCATTCCCAGAAGGTTCTTGATCAGGTTAACCGCGTCAAAAAACTCTCTAATTCGGTGCAGGTTCTGGCCGGTAACGTGGCCACTGCTGAAGCGACGAAAGCGCTGATCGATGCCGGGGCTGATGCCGTGAAGGTCGGAATTGGTCCAGGCTCCATCTGCACAACGCGGATTGTGGCTGGTGTCGGCGTTCCGCAGCTGACAGCGATTATTGAGTCGGTCAACGAAGCCAACAAGCAAGGCGTTCCGGTCGTCGCCGATGGCGGTATCAAGTTTTCCGGCGACCTTGCCAAGGCGATTGCAGCCGGAGCGGCCTCTGTCATGGTCGGCTCGTTGCTTGCTGGTACGGAAGAAAGCCCGGGCGAGGTCTACCTGCATCAGGGCCGGTCTTACAAATCCTATCGCGGCATGGGGTCTGTTGGCGCGATGGCGCGCGGATCGGCTGACCGCTACTTCCAGGCAGAAGTCCGCGACAGCCTGAAACTGGTTCCGGAAGGCATTGAAGGGCAGGTCCCGTACAAGGGAATGCTTGGCAGTGTTCTACACCAGTTGGCAGGTGGCCTGCGCGCAGCCATGGGCTATGTCGGTGGCAAAACCATCGAGGATTTCCAGGAAAAAGCGCGCTTCGTTCAGATCTCCGGAGCCGGTTTGCGGGAAAGCCATGCGCATGATGTGACCATCACGCGCGAAAGTCCGAACTATCCAACAAACGTTTGA